The following proteins are co-located in the Phycisphaerae bacterium genome:
- a CDS encoding S8 family serine peptidase yields the protein MFHLPGFGQAGRYPSRLSSLAGILCTSLFLADAASAGQPDPAPIDAGRAALKIDVAELGIQLLPQPIDLGGGVRFLGTGPSPDEIRATIACNLSAADTTNANQLWTGGGLGLSLTGAGLTVGIWDEGQVRSTHQELTGRVTLVDAIGLSSHSTHVAGTIGATGVSPSARGMAGSILIRSRDWDNDTSEMTTDAALIQISNHSYGFVTGWSTALDWGIGNIDTWLADRALYAVESPSFGKYDSNSRALDIVLNGNPNLLCCWAAGNDRDEPFFNVHGDNTYVAFFSTPPAGGTDLGDGYYQVTNAGATAAPPSDGSPSGYDSISGKGLAKNCLTVGGIADQTADPYASISFYSSSGHGPVDDGRVKPDVVGNAIGLNSCTAGSNSSYASFTGTSMSTPNIAGTSALIIEHYKNLNAAALPRSATTKALLIHNAFDGGTAGPDYRYGWGLVDAAKTVLFLNDSESVSPVSNYLYETSYAGTTEDRVFTYSGPGPMKATLVWTDPPPNIGMLPGASVDVTTKVLLRDLDLSIIGPPGSTTYWPWTLDPANPTAAAVQTVRNAVDNVEQVVIAAPTAGTYTVRVSHTGTVTSLNYSLLVTNVSAGVAPIIDPVADDSTACGSAYASSAPTLSQGTAPITWSLDAAPALMTVNPGTGEVAWPNPTPSFTPHTVTVRATNGIGNDTETWQLTVAPGDFNGDGVLDVLDIPEFVDHLLDVSNTRPCAADVNLDTFIDGLDAQAFVDGI from the coding sequence ATGTTTCATCTACCAGGCTTCGGCCAGGCGGGTCGTTATCCATCACGGTTATCGTCCCTTGCCGGCATACTGTGCACCTCACTGTTTCTCGCAGATGCGGCCAGCGCCGGCCAGCCCGATCCGGCGCCCATCGATGCCGGGAGGGCCGCGCTCAAGATCGACGTTGCCGAGTTGGGCATCCAACTCCTTCCCCAGCCCATCGATCTGGGCGGTGGTGTTCGGTTTCTGGGGACCGGGCCGAGTCCGGACGAGATCCGCGCCACAATCGCCTGCAACTTAAGTGCCGCGGATACCACGAATGCCAACCAACTGTGGACCGGCGGAGGATTGGGCCTTTCATTGACCGGCGCGGGATTGACCGTCGGGATTTGGGACGAAGGCCAGGTCCGATCGACCCATCAGGAACTGACCGGCCGGGTAACCTTGGTCGATGCCATCGGCTTGAGTTCCCATTCGACCCACGTTGCGGGCACGATCGGCGCGACCGGAGTGAGCCCGAGCGCGCGGGGCATGGCCGGTAGCATTCTCATTCGCAGCCGCGATTGGGACAACGATACCAGCGAGATGACGACGGACGCGGCCCTTATTCAAATCTCGAATCACTCGTACGGGTTCGTTACCGGCTGGTCGACGGCGCTCGATTGGGGAATCGGGAACATCGATACCTGGCTGGCTGACCGAGCGCTCTATGCCGTTGAATCCCCGTCCTTCGGAAAATACGACTCCAACTCCCGCGCGCTGGACATTGTGCTGAACGGCAATCCCAATCTGTTGTGCTGCTGGGCCGCGGGAAACGACCGGGATGAGCCGTTCTTCAACGTCCATGGCGATAATACATACGTCGCTTTTTTTTCCACTCCGCCGGCCGGTGGAACCGACCTGGGGGACGGCTACTACCAGGTGACGAACGCCGGCGCGACGGCCGCTCCCCCGTCGGACGGAAGTCCTTCGGGCTATGACAGCATCTCGGGAAAGGGACTGGCGAAGAACTGCCTCACCGTCGGCGGCATCGCCGACCAAACGGCTGATCCTTATGCGTCCATCTCGTTTTATTCGTCGTCCGGACATGGGCCCGTCGACGACGGCCGCGTGAAGCCGGACGTCGTGGGCAACGCGATCGGCTTGAATTCATGCACGGCCGGGAGCAACTCCTCTTACGCTTCTTTTACGGGGACCTCGATGTCCACTCCCAACATCGCCGGCACGTCGGCCCTGATCATCGAGCATTACAAGAACCTCAACGCCGCCGCATTACCCCGAAGCGCCACCACCAAGGCCCTCCTGATCCACAACGCCTTCGACGGCGGCACTGCCGGCCCCGACTATCGCTATGGATGGGGATTGGTCGACGCCGCCAAGACCGTACTGTTTCTGAACGACTCGGAAAGCGTTTCACCGGTCTCCAATTATCTTTACGAAACCAGCTACGCCGGCACGACGGAGGATCGCGTCTTCACCTACAGCGGCCCCGGGCCGATGAAGGCGACGCTCGTCTGGACCGATCCTCCGCCCAACATCGGCATGTTGCCCGGCGCCAGCGTGGACGTCACGACGAAAGTGCTGCTGCGCGACCTGGACTTGTCCATCATTGGCCCGCCGGGCTCCACGACGTACTGGCCGTGGACGCTCGACCCCGCAAATCCCACCGCCGCCGCCGTACAGACCGTTCGCAACGCCGTCGACAACGTCGAGCAAGTGGTGATCGCCGCGCCGACCGCCGGGACTTACACGGTACGGGTCAGCCACACGGGGACGGTCACGTCTCTGAATTACTCGCTTCTCGTCACGAACGTCTCGGCCGGCGTCGCGCCCATCATCGACCCCGTCGCGGACGACTCGACGGCCTGCGGGTCGGCGTATGCATCCTCCGCTCCGACCCTGAGCCAGGGGACGGCGCCGATTACCTGGTCGCTCGACGCCGCCCCGGCGCTGATGACGGTCAACCCCGGGACCGGTGAAGTCGCCTGGCCGAACCCCACTCCCTCCTTCACGCCGCACACGGTGACCGTCCGCGCGACCAACGGTATCGGCAACGACACAGAAACGTGGCAGCTCACGGTCGCCCCCGGCGACTTCAACGGCGATGGCGTCCTCGATGTGCTGGATATCCCCGAATTCGTTGATCACCTGCTCGACGTTTCCAACACCCGCCCCTGCGCCGCCGATGTCAACCTCGACACGTTCATCGATGGTCTCGACGCGCAGGCCTTCGTGGATGGGATCTAA
- a CDS encoding DMT family transporter → MNRPWHLPLLLTLGVFAISSAAIFIKLSDDAPPLIIAAARMTIATFALLPVMAWTRGGRLLRIPKECWIPVGLAGAMIAAHFAFWITSLKHTSVLSSVVLVTTNPLFVGIGSYVFFRERIATGLVVGILLGVAGGILITLSDAKGAAGSVYGNFLSLGGAVMMSGYLMIGRKIRRDVDAFSYLLAVNGLAAVILCAAVVIVGDSPRGLRSSTYVYFFLLGIVPQLIGHGALNYALKHVTATFIAVCILGEPVGASLFAFFFLGETVTVLQGLGGLLILAGIFSASRTGNRVGAAENTSQSV, encoded by the coding sequence GTGAATCGGCCTTGGCATCTTCCGCTTCTCCTGACGCTGGGCGTTTTCGCCATCTCTTCGGCCGCCATTTTCATCAAGCTCTCTGACGATGCCCCGCCGCTCATCATCGCCGCCGCGCGGATGACGATCGCCACATTCGCCCTCCTGCCGGTCATGGCCTGGACGCGCGGCGGCCGCCTTTTGCGCATCCCCAAGGAATGTTGGATACCGGTCGGGCTGGCCGGGGCGATGATTGCCGCGCACTTTGCGTTCTGGATCACGTCGCTCAAACACACCTCGGTGCTCAGCTCGGTCGTGCTCGTTACGACGAACCCGCTCTTCGTCGGCATCGGTTCCTATGTGTTCTTCAGGGAGCGAATCGCCACGGGGCTGGTCGTTGGGATCCTGTTGGGAGTTGCGGGCGGAATTTTAATCACGCTTTCCGACGCCAAAGGCGCGGCCGGCTCCGTGTATGGAAACTTCCTCTCCCTCGGCGGCGCGGTCATGATGTCGGGTTACCTGATGATCGGGAGGAAGATCCGCCGGGACGTGGACGCGTTTTCTTATCTGCTCGCCGTCAACGGATTGGCGGCGGTCATTCTGTGCGCGGCCGTGGTGATCGTCGGCGATTCACCGAGGGGCCTTCGGTCCTCCACCTATGTTTACTTTTTCCTTCTCGGCATCGTTCCGCAGCTCATCGGCCACGGCGCGCTCAACTACGCCCTCAAGCACGTCACCGCGACGTTCATCGCCGTGTGCATCCTCGGCGAGCCGGTCGGCGCGAGCCTCTTCGCGTTCTTTTTCCTGGGAGAAACCGTTACCGTGCTGCAGGGGCTTGGGGGTTTGTTGATTCTCGCGGGCATCTTCTCGGCATCCAGGACGGGAAATCGAGTCGGCGCGGCCGAAAACACCTCGCAAAGTGTGTGA